The Streptomyces sp. NBC_00597 DNA segment TTCGGCGACTCGGCCGCCCGCAGCACCCCCAGCATCTCCCGCAGCTCCGTCAACGCCTGCCGCCCCATGTCCCCCACCAGCGCCGCGTTCTTCGCCGCCCGCGCCGGGTCCTTGGCGGCCACCGCCTCCAGCGCGGCCGCGTGCACCACCATGAGCGACACCCGGTGCGCCACCACGTCGTGCATCTCCCGCGCGATCCGCGTCCGCTCCTCCGTACGGGCCCACTCGGCCCGCTCCTCCGCCCGGTCCGCCAGGAGCGACAGCTCCCGCTCCAGCGAGTCCGCCCGCTCCTGCAGGCTCTCCATCAGCCGGCGGCGCGCCCCTATGTAGAGGCCGAGCAGCACCGGCGGCACGGTCAGCGCGACCGCCACGAACACGGACAGGATGATGACGAGCGAACGCGAGGCCCCCTGGTTCCCGCTGGTCCGCAGGTACATCACCACGAACGTCGCGACCAGCGACATCGAGGCCAGCGTCGCGGTGATCCGCCGGGGCACCTCGCAGGCGGCGAGCGTGTACAGCCCGACCACCCCGAGCAGGAACCCCATCGCGGCCGGCGCCACGGCGATCCCGACCAGCACCACGGCGATCGGCCAGCGCCGCCGCAGTACGAGCGTGGACCCCACCAGGAGCCCGAACAGCACCCCGACGGCCACCGGCACCCCGGCCTCGCGCGCGAAGGGCACCCCCTCGACGGCGCACTCGACCGCGGACACGGCCGCGAGCCCCACGTCGAGGACGGCCCCGCGCCGCCGCTCCCACCACAGCGGCCCGTCCCGCCCGGCCCCTTGCTCTTCCCCCGTATAGGTCATGCCGTCCAGCGTACGCAGCGCCCCCGGCGCACAGCCGGGCGGAATTCCGGGAAACCGGAGGACCGGAAACGGCAAACCCCCCGGCGAACAGTGATCCATACCGTCGCATCGAGGGGCGGTGGTGCGGCATAGTAGGTGCCGTCGACTCGACCGCAAGGGCGTAATGTCCGGTTTAGTCGGAAATTATCCCCTGTGGTGTAATTGGCAGCACTGAGGCTTTTGGTGCCTTATGTCCGGGTTCGAGTCCTGGCGGGGGAGCTTTTCAGGTTCGGGTCCCGGCCGGCACGGTCGGGACCCGCCCTCGTTAGGGGCCCGTAACGCCCCGGTATCCTTCACGGGTCCAGCACCCGAAGCCGAAGGGCACACCCGTGAGCGCCAACCGCCCGGCAGCCGTCGTCGTACTCGCAGCGGGTGAAGGCACCCGCATGAAGTCGGCCACTCCCAAGGTTCTGCACGAGATCTGCGGGCGCTCGCTCGTGGGCCACGTCGTCGCCGCCTCGCGCGAGCTGGACCCCGCACACCTCGTGGTCGTCGTCGGCCACGCCCGCGAGCAGGTCACCGCGCATCTCGCGGAGGTCGACGCCGGCGTGCGCACCGCCGTCCAGTACGAGCAGAACGGCACCGGGCACGCCGTCCGCATGGCCCTCGAAGAGCTGGGCGGGCAGCCGTCCGGCACCGTGGTCGTCGTCTGCGGCGACACCCCGCTGCTGACCGGCGAGACCCTGCAGCAGCTCGTGCAGACGCACGAGGCCGACGGCAACGCCGTCACCGTGCTCACCGCCGAGGTCCCGGACTCCACCGGCTACGGCCGGATCATCCGCGGCGAGGACGGGGCCGTGACGGCGATCGTCGAACACAAGGACGCCACCGACGCGCAGCGTGCGATCCAGGAGATCAACTCCGGGGTCTTCGCCTTCGACGGCGCCCTGCTCGCCGACGCCCTCGGCAAGGTGCGTACGGACAACAGCCAGGGCGAGGAGTACCTCACGGACGTGCTCGGCATCCTGCGCGAGGCCGGTCACCGCGTCGGGGCGGCCGTCGGCGGCGACCACCGGCAGATCCTGGGCATCAACAACCGCGTCCAGCTCGCGCAGGCCCGCGCACTGCTCAACGCACGTCTGCTGGAGCAGGCGATGCTCGCGGGCGTGACGGTCGTCGACCCGGCGAGTACGTTCGTGGACGTGACGGTGACGTTCGGGCAGGACGCGATCGTCCACCCGGGTACGCAGCTGCTGGGTGCGACGCACGTGGCGGAGGGCGCCGAGGTCGGTCCGAACACGCGGCTCAAGGACACGCAGGTGGGTCCGCGGGCCCGGGTGGACAACACGGTGGCGGACACGGCGGTCGTCGGGGAGTCGGCGTCCGTGGGTCCGTACGCGTACCTGCGTCCGGGCACGCACCTGGGTGCGAAGGCGAAGGCCGGCACCTACGTGGAGATGAAGAACGCGACGATCGGCGAGGGCACGAAGGTGCCGCACCTGTCGTACGTGGGCGACGCGACCATCGGCGAGTACAGCAACATCGGCGCGGCCAGCGTGTTCGTGAACTACGACGGTGAGCACAAGCACCACACCACGGTCGGCTCACACTGCAAGACGGGTTCGGACAACATGTTTGTGGCGCCCGTCACCATCGGGGACGGCGCCTACACGGCGGCCGGCTCGGTGATCACCAAGGACGTGCCGCCCGGTGCGCTGGCAGTGGCCCGCGGCCAGCAGCGGAATATCGAGGGCTGGGTGGCCCGCAAGCGTCCGGGAAGTGCCGCTGCAACGGCGGCGCAGTCGGCGGTCCATGAGGACTCCGACCCGCGTTGA contains these protein-coding regions:
- the glmU gene encoding bifunctional UDP-N-acetylglucosamine diphosphorylase/glucosamine-1-phosphate N-acetyltransferase GlmU; this translates as MSANRPAAVVVLAAGEGTRMKSATPKVLHEICGRSLVGHVVAASRELDPAHLVVVVGHAREQVTAHLAEVDAGVRTAVQYEQNGTGHAVRMALEELGGQPSGTVVVVCGDTPLLTGETLQQLVQTHEADGNAVTVLTAEVPDSTGYGRIIRGEDGAVTAIVEHKDATDAQRAIQEINSGVFAFDGALLADALGKVRTDNSQGEEYLTDVLGILREAGHRVGAAVGGDHRQILGINNRVQLAQARALLNARLLEQAMLAGVTVVDPASTFVDVTVTFGQDAIVHPGTQLLGATHVAEGAEVGPNTRLKDTQVGPRARVDNTVADTAVVGESASVGPYAYLRPGTHLGAKAKAGTYVEMKNATIGEGTKVPHLSYVGDATIGEYSNIGAASVFVNYDGEHKHHTTVGSHCKTGSDNMFVAPVTIGDGAYTAAGSVITKDVPPGALAVARGQQRNIEGWVARKRPGSAAATAAQSAVHEDSDPR
- a CDS encoding histidine kinase translates to MTYTGEEQGAGRDGPLWWERRRGAVLDVGLAAVSAVECAVEGVPFAREAGVPVAVGVLFGLLVGSTLVLRRRWPIAVVLVGIAVAPAAMGFLLGVVGLYTLAACEVPRRITATLASMSLVATFVVMYLRTSGNQGASRSLVIILSVFVAVALTVPPVLLGLYIGARRRLMESLQERADSLERELSLLADRAEERAEWARTEERTRIAREMHDVVAHRVSLMVVHAAALEAVAAKDPARAAKNAALVGDMGRQALTELREMLGVLRAAESPKRAPVRVPVAALVGGFEDGPGPTLGELEVLVGQSRAAGMAVELDVRGAGSGYPAEVEQTAYRVVQEALTNCHKHAPGAEVVVRLAHRQGEVAMQVENGPCGADVLQPELPSGGNGLVGMRERVLGLGGVFVSGPTDGGGFKVSVVLPRGARQN